From the Leptospira biflexa serovar Patoc strain 'Patoc 1 (Paris)' genome, one window contains:
- a CDS encoding amidohydrolase family protein codes for MSANLIDTRISSPFSWRGDQFPPILDKEIPDHLERISELGIPYVFDIHTHFFPETIMKLIWRWFDNVNWAIGYRLPEMERVKRLHHNGIKNFTTLNYAHKKNMAKSLNDWTYANFRNWEGAIPFGTFYPEEGVLNYVKQAVEEYGFLGFKLHCEVSKLNLNDPELRDCFLYLETKQIPIVVHTGTAPLPGEFTGIHFFKPFIQTYPKLHVIVAHMGAHEISAYASLLGDYPQLALDTTMVFVDFLATGNASDVDSAIPLLETFQDQIYFGSDFPNLPYNLNHPISKILDLPISDKAKQKILYQNAKNRFFK; via the coding sequence ATTTCTGCCAATTTAATCGATACTCGAATTTCCTCTCCCTTTTCTTGGAGGGGAGACCAGTTCCCACCCATTCTAGACAAAGAAATCCCTGACCACTTAGAACGAATTTCAGAGTTAGGAATCCCTTATGTTTTTGATATCCACACACATTTTTTTCCAGAAACCATCATGAAGTTGATTTGGCGTTGGTTTGACAATGTGAACTGGGCCATTGGATATCGGTTGCCAGAAATGGAACGAGTGAAACGTCTGCACCATAATGGAATCAAAAACTTTACCACTCTCAATTATGCACACAAAAAGAATATGGCAAAGTCGCTCAATGATTGGACGTATGCCAATTTCCGAAACTGGGAAGGGGCCATACCGTTTGGAACCTTTTATCCCGAAGAGGGAGTGTTAAACTATGTGAAACAGGCAGTCGAGGAATATGGATTTTTAGGATTCAAACTCCACTGTGAAGTATCCAAACTCAATTTAAATGATCCAGAACTCAGAGATTGTTTTTTGTATTTGGAAACAAAACAAATCCCCATTGTGGTTCATACAGGAACAGCTCCACTTCCTGGTGAATTTACAGGGATTCATTTTTTTAAACCCTTCATTCAAACCTATCCCAAGTTACACGTTATTGTTGCTCATATGGGTGCCCATGAAATTTCCGCCTATGCCTCGTTACTTGGTGATTATCCTCAATTGGCACTTGATACAACCATGGTGTTTGTGGACTTTCTTGCGACAGGAAACGCTTCTGATGTGGATTCTGCCATCCCATTGCTTGAAACATTCCAAGACCAAATTTACTTTGGATCCGACTTTCCGAATCTCCCTTACAATCTAAACCACCCCATTTCGAAAATTCTCGACTTACCGATCTCAGACAAAGCCAAACAAAAAATCCTCTACCAAAACGCAAAAAACCGATTTTTCAAATGA
- a CDS encoding methyl-accepting chemotaxis protein, translating into MDEYTLKSAKTINTIRFILFGIYVLGILGSLGSIRPDQLIVMVMSTSLYGVLAFTQLYLFRKHKNPYPFLFVVGDVILVGLSTWGQSMITLDLSAAALKLGINYTICFFVILYSGFLFSAGQTIIIGTLLIIIHIGSLFFSYLEGVSFVDRNDVHHLAHSVSLPIEIVKVVFLILSTYFMSQMVRLLNAIREEAMEGKKTADSHAKIVSEQKEAMVDTGENLNQSVAALKVFTDDLNGLVQNQAASIEEISASLTEIAQSTENSFHFVKDQYSRIESLNEESQTLEGIVASVRNEIELISNQIKESSKFSNLVTSSMENLNNVLSEVSSSFQKVEDVNQIMKEIADQTNLLALNASIEAARAGEHGRGFAVVAQEVAKLAESSASNASIISKTILKSKSDLIKGNLSAKEATSMASNQEKEMLNIQSKVINFNEKIIDMQKLNARVVESQKQLKEISSQLETIANEQSIGNQEVMRAAQNIEDAVQVVAENTRILAEHIEDIQVLANRIK; encoded by the coding sequence ATGGACGAGTATACATTAAAATCCGCAAAAACCATCAATACGATTCGTTTTATTTTATTTGGCATTTACGTTTTAGGGATTTTGGGAAGTTTGGGTTCCATTCGCCCAGACCAATTGATCGTGATGGTGATGTCAACTTCCTTGTATGGAGTCCTTGCGTTTACCCAATTGTATCTCTTCCGAAAACATAAAAATCCTTATCCCTTTTTGTTTGTGGTAGGTGATGTGATCCTTGTTGGTTTATCCACTTGGGGGCAATCTATGATCACATTGGATTTATCCGCTGCTGCTTTAAAACTTGGAATCAATTATACGATTTGTTTTTTTGTGATTCTATACTCTGGTTTTTTATTTTCTGCAGGACAAACTATCATTATAGGAACTCTTCTCATCATCATTCACATTGGCTCCTTATTTTTTTCCTATTTGGAAGGAGTGAGTTTTGTCGACCGCAATGATGTACACCATTTGGCCCATTCGGTTTCGTTACCGATTGAAATTGTAAAAGTGGTGTTTTTGATTCTCTCCACATACTTTATGAGTCAGATGGTACGACTACTCAACGCAATTAGGGAAGAGGCAATGGAAGGGAAAAAAACAGCGGATTCCCATGCCAAAATAGTATCAGAACAAAAAGAAGCAATGGTCGATACGGGAGAAAACTTAAATCAATCTGTTGCCGCCTTAAAGGTGTTTACCGATGATTTGAATGGGCTTGTCCAAAACCAAGCGGCATCCATTGAAGAGATTTCAGCATCTCTCACAGAAATTGCTCAATCCACAGAAAATTCCTTTCATTTTGTAAAGGACCAATATTCTCGCATCGAATCCCTCAATGAAGAAAGCCAAACCTTAGAAGGCATCGTTGCTTCCGTTAGAAACGAAATTGAACTCATTTCCAATCAAATCAAAGAATCTTCCAAATTTAGTAATTTAGTCACAAGTTCCATGGAAAACTTAAACAATGTTCTCTCTGAGGTAAGTTCGAGTTTTCAGAAAGTAGAAGATGTAAACCAAATCATGAAAGAAATTGCTGATCAAACCAACTTACTTGCGTTAAATGCCTCAATTGAAGCGGCTAGGGCTGGGGAACATGGGCGTGGTTTTGCTGTTGTCGCACAAGAAGTTGCCAAGTTAGCAGAAAGTTCAGCATCCAATGCGAGTATCATCTCTAAAACCATTCTAAAATCGAAATCGGATCTCATCAAAGGGAATCTTTCGGCAAAGGAAGCTACTTCGATGGCAAGTAACCAAGAAAAAGAAATGTTGAACATCCAATCCAAAGTGATCAATTTCAACGAAAAAATCATCGATATGCAAAAGTTAAACGCCCGAGTTGTAGAATCTCAAAAACAATTGAAGGAGATTTCCTCCCAACTCGAAACTATCGCCAACGAACAGTCCATTGGAAACCAAGAAGTCATGCGTGCGGCTCAAAACATTGAAGATGCTGTGCAAGTGGTGGCAGAAAATACTAGGATTCTTGCCGAACACATTGAGGACATCCAAGTGCTTGCCAATCGGATCAAATGA
- a CDS encoding metal ABC transporter ATP-binding protein — translation MQATKPNSLSTPSTFIHADHLSVGYRKEFPVVTDIHLHIEAGKTYALVGGNGAGKTTLFRTLTDLLPPLSGSIQFSNEISTSYVPQAKKMALDFPLRVEDVLLMPKNIGFSFLPKKRFSEEDLALIEKTGVSSYLKKQISLCSGGQLQKVLILRSLLTKANLIFLDEPMDSLDHNARELFQSILSEYLKLGNRSLFFITHSLEHDWGFGFDEVFEIDEGKLYNITRGERPPNCHHHD, via the coding sequence ATGCAAGCGACAAAACCAAATAGTCTTTCCACTCCTTCCACCTTCATCCATGCGGACCATTTGTCCGTGGGTTACAGGAAAGAATTCCCGGTTGTGACTGACATCCACCTTCATATTGAGGCGGGCAAAACCTACGCTCTCGTGGGTGGCAATGGAGCAGGGAAAACCACACTCTTTCGCACACTTACCGATTTACTCCCACCACTTTCGGGTTCCATTCAGTTTTCCAATGAAATCTCTACTTCCTATGTGCCTCAGGCAAAAAAAATGGCACTCGATTTCCCCTTACGTGTGGAAGATGTCCTCCTCATGCCAAAAAATATTGGATTTAGTTTTTTACCCAAAAAAAGATTTTCCGAAGAGGATCTGGCACTCATTGAAAAAACAGGTGTTAGTTCTTACTTAAAAAAACAAATCTCCCTATGTAGCGGGGGGCAGTTACAAAAGGTTCTGATTTTACGATCTCTACTCACGAAAGCCAATTTGATATTTTTAGATGAACCAATGGATTCTTTGGACCATAATGCCAGAGAACTCTTCCAATCCATTTTATCAGAATACCTCAAACTAGGGAACCGGTCCTTGTTTTTTATCACCCATAGCCTCGAACACGATTGGGGGTTTGGATTTGATGAAGTGTTTGAGATTGATGAAGGAAAGTTGTACAACATCACGAGAGGAGAAAGGCCACCAAACTGCCACCACCATGACTAG
- the zigA gene encoding zinc metallochaperone GTPase ZigA, which produces MDKKIPVTVLSGFLGAGKTTLLNHVLSNREGLRVAVIVNDMSDVNIDAKLVANGGKLSRTNESLVEMSNGCICCTLREDLLIEITKLAKENVFDFILIESTGISEPLPIAETFTFADENGVSLSDLVTLDSMITVVDAVNFLNDFESLDSLKERELGAGEEDDRDIVDLLVDQVEFSNTLVVNKISLLSESKKQKLLTILRSLNAQAEIITTDYGQVPFDKVFQTGKFDFEKAKQFPLWLKELRGEHIPETEEYGIKSFVYGNRRPMHPKRFYEWLDSEKPGLIRAKGFVWLASKMDWVLLYSQAGNLSSYKPEGYWWASIASEDIPDDPDVQENLKQHWLEPWGDRRQEIVLIGRDLNEKKLRSSLNACLLTEDEIKQGPEFWETLEDPFPNWDEMMESSEQLTESELDPLRVTK; this is translated from the coding sequence ATGGACAAAAAAATACCCGTCACAGTCTTATCTGGATTTTTAGGTGCTGGCAAAACAACCCTACTCAATCACGTTCTTTCCAATCGAGAAGGGCTTCGCGTTGCAGTCATCGTCAATGATATGAGCGATGTGAACATTGATGCAAAGTTAGTTGCGAATGGGGGGAAACTCAGCCGGACTAACGAATCTCTCGTCGAAATGTCCAATGGTTGTATCTGCTGCACCTTAAGAGAAGACCTTCTCATTGAAATCACAAAACTTGCTAAAGAGAATGTATTTGATTTTATTCTGATTGAATCCACTGGGATCTCTGAACCATTACCCATCGCAGAGACGTTTACCTTTGCAGATGAAAACGGAGTGAGTTTATCTGACCTCGTGACATTGGATTCAATGATTACCGTTGTGGATGCAGTCAATTTTTTAAATGATTTTGAAAGTTTGGATTCACTGAAAGAACGAGAATTAGGTGCTGGAGAAGAAGATGATAGAGATATAGTGGACTTACTTGTAGACCAAGTAGAATTCTCCAACACGTTGGTCGTCAATAAAATTAGCCTCTTATCAGAATCAAAAAAACAAAAACTCCTTACCATTTTACGTTCCTTAAATGCTCAGGCAGAAATCATTACAACCGATTATGGACAGGTTCCCTTTGATAAGGTATTCCAAACGGGGAAGTTTGATTTTGAAAAGGCAAAACAATTTCCCTTATGGCTAAAAGAACTAAGAGGGGAACATATCCCGGAAACAGAAGAATATGGAATCAAAAGTTTCGTGTATGGTAACAGAAGGCCAATGCATCCAAAACGTTTTTATGAATGGTTAGATTCCGAAAAACCAGGTTTGATCAGAGCAAAAGGTTTCGTATGGCTTGCCTCCAAAATGGATTGGGTTCTTCTGTATTCACAAGCAGGGAATTTATCTTCTTACAAACCGGAAGGGTATTGGTGGGCAAGTATCGCTTCAGAAGACATTCCTGATGATCCTGATGTCCAAGAGAATTTAAAACAACATTGGTTGGAACCGTGGGGAGATCGGAGGCAAGAAATTGTCCTCATCGGTCGGGATCTGAATGAAAAAAAACTAAGGTCTTCATTGAATGCATGTTTGTTAACTGAGGATGAAATCAAACAGGGCCCAGAATTTTGGGAAACCTTAGAAGATCCATTTCCCAATTGGGATGAGATGATGGAATCCTCTGAACAACTAACAGAATCTGAGTTGGATCCTCTGAGGGTCACGAAATGA
- a CDS encoding metal ABC transporter substrate-binding protein yields MCENKIKTGKNVRCNLLSLTTKVSLLVVFLFTSPVFAKVSLVASISDIKYIAEQIAGERADVYGMIRGVDDPHFVMTRPDFLVKLSEADVLCVIGLDLEVGWIPYLQQQSRNMKIQKGQPGYCDTSFGVKILGEPTVMMDRSMGDMHIYGNPHYWNDPINAIQMAQNIKNALTRVDPLNGEYYEGNFNSFKKRLIQVTKEEMKKMEPYFGLKVAVFHDQFVYLASRFKFNANLTIEERPGVPPSVRYMDQVISYMIAEKIKIILIGPYHNPKYAEYVSSKVPGSVVVTLPISVGALDTTSYEDALRMSLQKIRDASDKTK; encoded by the coding sequence ATGTGTGAAAACAAAATAAAAACCGGAAAAAATGTTAGATGCAATCTTCTTTCTTTGACTACCAAAGTTTCCCTTTTGGTTGTATTCTTATTTACATCACCTGTCTTTGCAAAGGTTTCTTTGGTAGCAAGTATCTCAGACATTAAATACATCGCCGAACAGATTGCAGGTGAAAGGGCTGATGTTTATGGAATGATTCGAGGTGTGGACGATCCCCATTTTGTGATGACTCGTCCTGATTTTTTAGTGAAACTGAGCGAAGCTGATGTCTTATGTGTGATCGGACTTGATTTGGAAGTAGGGTGGATCCCATACCTCCAACAACAATCAAGGAATATGAAAATCCAAAAAGGACAACCAGGGTATTGTGACACTTCTTTTGGAGTGAAGATCCTGGGAGAACCAACGGTGATGATGGATCGTTCCATGGGAGACATGCATATTTATGGAAACCCGCACTACTGGAATGATCCCATCAATGCCATCCAAATGGCACAAAATATCAAAAATGCCCTCACTCGTGTTGACCCATTGAACGGAGAATACTACGAAGGGAATTTTAACTCTTTTAAAAAACGCCTGATCCAGGTCACGAAAGAGGAAATGAAAAAAATGGAACCATACTTTGGCTTAAAAGTGGCGGTTTTCCATGACCAATTTGTGTATCTTGCTTCTCGGTTCAAATTCAATGCGAACTTAACCATAGAAGAACGACCAGGTGTTCCACCTTCGGTTCGTTATATGGACCAAGTTATTAGTTATATGATCGCAGAAAAGATAAAAATTATCTTGATTGGACCTTATCACAATCCAAAGTATGCAGAGTATGTTTCTTCGAAAGTTCCTGGGTCAGTTGTTGTGACTCTCCCAATCTCTGTGGGAGCCCTTGATACCACAAGTTATGAAGATGCCTTACGGATGAGTTTACAAAAAATACGTGATGCAAGCGACAAAACCAAATAG
- a CDS encoding metal ABC transporter permease has translation MTSLLSSWNLFLPQVLVGSLVGALLSVLGILIVLRGMTFFGVTLSQAVTFSVALSLFMEWPGEIFPILFSCILVFPLLYVRKLPGMKEEVILGILFVFFSAASQFMLALGGNVQNHLMAAFFGDILTSQVRADSLGIYVAVFFFFLYLSFFRRFLFISFDRDEYKIQVGNPLPFDLLFYIILAASLTVAVNLLGTFYSIAHLLLPVFALLPIIRSLKILTIVCVLFSVLSTCLGFMLSLVGLERNGEMIYFPTSSSIILVLCFFAFFLHLSRYLITSFFSKNGR, from the coding sequence ATGACTAGTCTCCTCTCCAGTTGGAATTTATTTTTACCACAAGTGTTAGTGGGTAGCCTTGTCGGGGCATTACTCTCAGTACTTGGGATCCTCATTGTACTCAGAGGGATGACTTTTTTTGGAGTGACCCTCTCACAAGCCGTTACGTTTTCTGTGGCATTATCCCTTTTTATGGAATGGCCCGGAGAAATATTTCCCATTTTGTTTTCTTGTATTTTGGTGTTTCCACTTCTCTATGTTCGAAAACTTCCGGGCATGAAAGAAGAGGTGATCCTCGGGATTTTATTTGTATTTTTTTCGGCTGCCTCTCAGTTCATGCTTGCCCTCGGTGGGAATGTCCAAAACCATTTGATGGCGGCTTTTTTTGGGGACATCCTCACGTCTCAAGTGAGAGCTGATTCGCTCGGGATCTATGTGGCGGTTTTCTTTTTTTTCCTCTATCTCAGTTTCTTTCGAAGGTTTTTGTTCATTAGTTTTGATCGAGACGAATACAAAATCCAAGTGGGAAACCCTCTGCCTTTTGATTTACTCTTTTACATCATCCTTGCCGCATCTCTCACTGTAGCAGTGAATTTGCTTGGAACGTTTTATAGCATTGCGCATCTTTTGCTCCCTGTGTTTGCCTTACTACCGATCATTCGTTCCTTAAAAATTTTAACCATTGTTTGTGTTTTGTTTTCCGTACTCTCCACTTGTCTTGGATTTATGTTGTCCCTAGTTGGTTTGGAACGGAACGGAGAAATGATTTATTTTCCCACTTCTTCAAGTATCATTCTCGTGCTTTGTTTTTTTGCATTTTTCCTTCACCTCTCGCGGTATCTAATCACTTCGTTTTTTTCCAAAAACGGCCGATAG
- a CDS encoding acyl-CoA dehydrogenase family protein translates to MISNNYFNDNDDLIDHFDSLTPWNAVIDQYEQGFEDFAEFQKSGKEELTFAPGNYEDAIEFYRSTLEAGGDIAGNDISQIAKQMDEEGLKYKDGQVGFPKSMLDVTEKIKSAGLLPYGIHRHYGGLGLPSVVQSMLSECVSRGDGSLAITLGCMNLAETVERFGTEEMIHEFVPKMAAGELCGAMALTEPNYGSDLPNLQTKAVKGEDGVWRITGTKRFITHACGFGDAPSIILTLARTGSTTSGARGLSFFLVHSKDVFVASIEKKMGLHCSPTCEVVFENAPGILIGEEGKGLVKYSMAMMNQARLNIAAQAMGIATAAYFEGKKYAEERVQFGKTISNITAVKKMLERMEREVAAMRCILYEASFAVDQYRWKEERGKMKGLTEKDIKKDETFKKWEKLASLFTPLSKYYITEMANVVAYDALQIHGGSGYTEDYDVARLYRDVRITNIYEGTTQLQTVACIGGIVSGMTETGIYREYLKSEMAGFVSSSELNDLFKQFETVVAEFAEIDSTPLREELAFEVVESAARFHNSMLLERSVGRSKVERRAHRKSLTESYILDSAAVLAANLTKIRGKKKTPVTA, encoded by the coding sequence ATGATATCTAATAACTATTTTAATGATAATGATGACTTAATTGATCATTTCGATTCTCTCACACCTTGGAATGCGGTGATCGACCAATACGAACAAGGGTTCGAAGATTTTGCCGAATTCCAAAAATCAGGGAAAGAGGAATTAACCTTTGCACCTGGAAATTACGAAGATGCCATCGAATTTTACCGTTCCACGTTGGAAGCGGGTGGGGACATTGCAGGAAACGACATCTCTCAAATTGCCAAACAAATGGATGAAGAGGGACTCAAATACAAAGACGGACAAGTTGGATTCCCTAAATCAATGTTAGATGTTACGGAAAAAATCAAATCAGCAGGTTTATTACCGTATGGAATCCACAGGCATTACGGTGGACTAGGATTACCTTCTGTCGTACAATCGATGTTATCTGAATGTGTTTCTCGTGGAGACGGATCTCTTGCGATCACTCTTGGTTGTATGAACCTTGCCGAAACTGTTGAACGTTTTGGAACAGAGGAAATGATCCATGAATTTGTTCCCAAAATGGCCGCAGGAGAACTTTGTGGGGCAATGGCTCTCACAGAACCTAATTACGGTTCTGACCTTCCGAACTTACAAACAAAAGCTGTGAAAGGGGAAGATGGAGTGTGGCGGATCACTGGGACAAAACGTTTCATCACCCATGCATGTGGATTTGGTGATGCACCATCCATCATCTTAACTTTGGCACGAACTGGTTCCACAACCAGTGGCGCTCGTGGTCTCTCTTTCTTCTTAGTTCATTCCAAAGATGTGTTTGTCGCATCCATCGAAAAGAAAATGGGTCTTCATTGTTCTCCTACTTGCGAAGTGGTATTTGAAAATGCACCAGGCATTCTCATCGGTGAAGAGGGCAAAGGACTCGTGAAGTATTCCATGGCGATGATGAACCAAGCTCGTCTAAACATTGCCGCACAGGCCATGGGAATTGCAACCGCAGCGTATTTCGAAGGAAAGAAGTATGCAGAAGAACGAGTCCAATTTGGAAAAACCATTAGTAACATCACCGCAGTGAAAAAAATGTTGGAGCGGATGGAACGAGAAGTGGCGGCTATGCGTTGTATTCTTTATGAAGCAAGTTTTGCTGTGGACCAATACCGTTGGAAAGAAGAACGAGGCAAGATGAAAGGCCTCACCGAAAAGGACATCAAAAAAGATGAAACTTTTAAAAAATGGGAAAAACTTGCCTCACTATTCACTCCACTTTCCAAGTATTACATCACGGAAATGGCAAACGTTGTCGCATACGACGCTCTGCAAATCCATGGTGGGTCGGGTTACACTGAAGATTATGATGTGGCACGTTTGTATCGAGATGTTCGGATCACAAACATCTATGAAGGTACCACACAACTCCAAACGGTAGCTTGTATCGGTGGTATTGTTTCCGGAATGACAGAAACTGGAATTTATCGTGAATACCTAAAATCGGAAATGGCCGGATTTGTTTCATCCTCCGAGCTAAACGATCTATTCAAACAATTCGAAACAGTTGTGGCGGAATTTGCAGAAATTGATTCGACTCCGCTTCGCGAAGAGTTGGCATTTGAAGTGGTGGAATCGGCAGCTAGATTTCATAACAGTATGTTACTCGAAAGAAGTGTGGGAAGGTCCAAAGTCGAAAGAAGGGCACATAGAAAGTCTCTGACTGAAAGTTATATTTTAGACAGTGCGGCTGTTCTTGCAGCCAACCTAACCAAAATACGTGGAAAGAAAAAAACTCCAGTCACTGCATAA
- a CDS encoding class I SAM-dependent methyltransferase — METIPCNTCGHRSFSPLYVKKSPLEETFSIVSCQTCGLVQVNPQPSFSEVKKYYDDSYFTNRTERGYDNYYSSDLRKEISRVFQLNLSDLDFFTWEETRKKQSSLPGKKLSSLDIGCAAGYFVAYMAERGYEAKGIEIADGPVQFARESLGLNIFQENFLEWDLDIQNQFDVITLWATIEHLHKPKETLEKIKKHLLPGGILILSTCRYGLLAKWNGLNWRYLNVPEHLYYYSFSGLKQLLVSLGYHSPKAFTYGSGLTGRAGASFFYRLRKAFLDRFVKWFQMGDMMVFSVLKD, encoded by the coding sequence GTGGAAACCATTCCTTGTAATACTTGTGGTCATAGATCCTTTTCTCCATTGTACGTCAAAAAAAGCCCTCTAGAGGAAACCTTTTCCATTGTGAGTTGTCAGACTTGTGGGCTTGTGCAAGTGAACCCGCAACCTAGTTTCAGTGAGGTAAAAAAATACTACGACGATTCTTATTTCACGAATCGTACGGAACGTGGGTATGATAATTATTACTCGAGTGATCTGCGAAAGGAAATCTCCCGAGTGTTCCAATTGAACTTAAGTGATTTGGATTTTTTCACTTGGGAAGAAACGCGAAAAAAACAATCCTCTCTCCCAGGTAAAAAACTATCATCCCTTGATATTGGTTGTGCTGCCGGATACTTTGTCGCCTATATGGCCGAGCGAGGGTATGAGGCAAAAGGGATCGAAATTGCAGATGGGCCAGTTCAGTTTGCGCGGGAAAGTCTTGGACTCAATATCTTCCAGGAGAATTTTTTAGAATGGGATTTGGACATTCAGAACCAATTTGATGTGATTACCCTTTGGGCCACGATCGAACACTTACACAAACCCAAAGAGACCTTAGAAAAGATCAAGAAACACTTGTTACCTGGTGGGATTCTCATTTTGTCCACGTGTCGGTATGGCCTACTTGCCAAATGGAATGGGCTGAACTGGAGGTATCTCAATGTACCGGAACATTTGTATTATTATTCATTTTCAGGATTGAAACAATTGTTGGTCTCACTCGGTTATCATTCTCCTAAGGCGTTTACCTACGGGAGCGGGCTTACGGGTCGTGCGGGGGCGAGTTTTTTTTATCGCTTACGGAAAGCATTTTTGGACCGTTTTGTGAAATGGTTCCAAATGGGAGACATGATGGTCTTCTCCGTTTTGAAAGATTAA
- a CDS encoding HEAT repeat domain-containing protein: MHKFHTLFIFLILISFHQNCFGGPSEPETPEVLPVEEEIPTDVLLKTLDSGSNFDKGQAAIQLGNRGVTKAIPILRKMLSDKDPGLRAGAAIALGDLKDKPSSTNIANLMWTDTENPKDVYLDALTRMKDTSIVGRIYPLLNDNNATLRLQTVDSLVQIGANSVGSQILAMAQKNKDREKDKTFAMALGKLKVASAESYLLGLTKLQDESPTLAASYLALGRIKAKNANDVLVRALTLPYDKGKENASMALIEIANPKIVPQVFAVLKSDNLESKMYATDVLCAIPSKEASKLAFGLLNSTDAKNWGYAAKIVGRQKYKEAKNRLEELLVKPNTPERDNFAEALGWIGDPSSVPVLRKVLLSGETDGPYGSAWALGVMGAKEAVPDLLLALDKGDAKLLGYALEALGSIADPSSLPKLKELLAERPKMAPQILSTVALIPSDEARLLIEEATRSKNAEVYRPAMEEIAKRKDKKSIPVLLQFANGDDAEKRKLSYYALTAITGEKFRTAKEWNLWVKANP, from the coding sequence ATGCACAAATTCCATACATTATTCATTTTTCTCATACTAATTTCGTTTCACCAAAATTGTTTTGGTGGTCCAAGCGAACCAGAAACTCCGGAGGTTTTGCCTGTGGAAGAAGAGATCCCAACAGACGTTCTTTTGAAAACTTTAGATTCTGGTTCCAATTTTGATAAAGGACAAGCCGCCATCCAACTTGGCAATCGAGGGGTAACAAAGGCAATTCCTATCTTACGAAAGATGTTAAGTGATAAAGATCCAGGCCTTAGGGCAGGGGCCGCCATTGCACTTGGGGATTTAAAAGATAAACCTTCGTCAACGAACATTGCCAATTTAATGTGGACTGATACAGAAAATCCAAAGGATGTATATTTGGATGCCTTGACTCGAATGAAAGATACATCGATTGTGGGGCGCATTTATCCTTTGTTAAATGACAATAATGCAACACTTCGATTGCAAACGGTTGATTCCTTAGTTCAGATTGGTGCTAACTCCGTAGGTTCTCAAATTTTGGCGATGGCACAAAAAAACAAAGATCGAGAAAAAGACAAAACCTTTGCGATGGCTCTTGGCAAATTAAAAGTTGCTTCGGCTGAGTCGTATTTACTTGGTTTGACGAAACTCCAAGATGAATCACCAACACTTGCAGCTTCTTACCTGGCTCTAGGAAGGATCAAGGCAAAAAATGCAAATGATGTTTTGGTGAGAGCACTCACTTTGCCTTATGACAAAGGAAAGGAAAATGCTTCGATGGCATTGATCGAAATCGCAAATCCAAAGATTGTCCCGCAGGTATTCGCTGTTTTAAAATCTGACAATTTAGAATCAAAAATGTATGCTACAGACGTATTATGTGCGATCCCATCAAAAGAAGCATCCAAATTAGCCTTCGGATTATTAAATTCAACTGATGCGAAAAACTGGGGTTATGCGGCAAAAATTGTTGGCCGGCAAAAGTACAAAGAAGCAAAAAATCGTTTGGAAGAATTACTAGTAAAACCAAACACACCAGAACGTGACAATTTTGCGGAAGCACTTGGATGGATTGGTGACCCAAGTTCCGTTCCAGTCTTACGAAAGGTGTTACTCTCTGGTGAAACAGACGGGCCATATGGTTCGGCTTGGGCACTCGGTGTGATGGGTGCAAAGGAAGCTGTTCCAGATCTTCTCCTTGCCTTAGACAAAGGGGATGCAAAACTTTTAGGGTATGCACTTGAGGCTCTTGGTTCGATTGCTGATCCGAGTAGTTTGCCAAAACTAAAAGAACTTTTAGCTGAAAGACCGAAAATGGCTCCGCAAATTTTATCCACAGTGGCACTGATCCCAAGCGATGAAGCAAGACTTCTCATCGAAGAGGCGACTCGTTCTAAAAATGCAGAAGTGTATCGCCCAGCCATGGAAGAAATCGCCAAACGGAAAGATAAAAAATCCATTCCAGTCCTTCTACAGTTTGCCAATGGAGATGATGCCGAAAAACGAAAGTTAAGTTATTATGCTCTCACTGCTATCACTGGTGAAAAATTTAGAACCGCAAAAGAATGGAATCTTTGGGTGAAGGCAAATCCTTAG